The window ATTCAACAAAAGAAAAATTCTCAGAGGTATTGTTATTACAATCATCTCTTTTGTCGTTTTAATCATCCTACTTATTTTAAGTTTAAGACTTCCTGCGGTTCAGAACTTTGTAAAAGATAAACTGATTGTTTACCTTGAGAAAAAAATAAAAACCAAAGTAAGTCTAGACAGAGTATATATCGGTTTTCCAAACAGTTTGGTGATGGAAAATCTATATCTGAAAGGTCAGAATATCGATACGCTTTTAGCGGTGAAAAAATTCGATGTCGGTTTAGATATGTGGAAATTGATTAATTCTAAAGCTGATATTACCTCCATCGATTTAGAAGGCGTTCGCGCAAATGTGGTTAGAAATCCTCAGGGAAAATTCAATTTCGATTATATAATTGATGCGTTTGCTACTTCAGATAAAGAACAGGAGCAAAAACCGTCAAAACCTTTTATTATTTCTCTTGATAAAATTAAATTAAAAGATATCGGGATTACGTTTAATGACCAACAATCCCGAAATGATATTAAAGTATATTTCAAATCTTTTGATACCCGAGTAAAAACTTTTGATCTTCAAAACAACTCTTACGCAGTAAACGATATTAATTTTGACGGGTTAAAATTAAAACTAAAACAAGATTTAGTAAAAGAAGTTGCAGCCAATGTAGAAGAAAAAGTAGATTCTCTGAATCAGAAAAAGGCAATGAAATTAGGTTTAAACAAAATAAACCTAACGAATTTTGATATTGACTATGGTGACGACAATACCAAAACTTTTGCAAAAGTTCTTTTTAAAGAATTAAGCACGAAAGTGAACAGCATCGATCTTGAAAACAACGATTACAATGTTGGAAATGTTTATTTAACAGGCGCCAATATCAACGCTAATTTATTCCTTCCAACGGAAAACGCCAATCCTAAAAATGAAGAAAAGCCTGAAGTTTCAAAAAATTCGGCAAAAGAAAAAGCAATGAAACTTCTTTTGGGGAGACTTCATTTAGATGATGTAAAAGTCGCTTACAACAACACAGCCATCGCTCCTACAAAAAGCGGAATGGATTTTAACCATCTTCAATTTGCTAAATTAAATATCGACGTCCGAAATTTCAAAATGGAAAACAATGGTTTTGCAGGTTCTGTAAAATCAGCAGAAATACAGGAAGCAAGAGGTTTGGATATTCAAAAATTCAACACCGATTTTGTGTATGCTGAAAAAGAAGCCTATTTAAAAAATCTTTATTTGCAGACTCCGAAAACAATCTTACGCGACAAAGTTATTTTAAATTATAATTCGATTGACCAATTATCATCAAATCTTGGAGCGGTAAAAATATCTGCCGACATCCGTGATTCTAAAATTGGTTTTTCTGATATTTTAAATTTGGTTCCGACTTTAAGAAACACTGCACCATTCAATAAATATCCGAATGCGACTTTAAATGTAAATGCTTTGGTGAACGGAACTGTGAATGATTTGATGATCCAAAATCTGAAAGTTTCAGGTTTAGATCAATTAAGAGTTTTGGCTTCAGGAAAAATTAAAAATGCGATGAACCCCGATCAGTTGTATTACGATCTGAAAATTGCAGAAGTTTCTTCTTCCTCAAAAACGATTTATAATTTAGTTCCGAAAAACACAATTCCGAGCAATATTACTTTGCCTTCTTCATTTACGATCCGAGGAACTGCAAAAGGTACCACCCAAGTTGTGGATGCCAATTTGCGTCTGACTTCCACTTTAGGAAACGCTGCAGTGATAGCAAAAGCCGATATGCGCAGAAAAAACAGAGAAACTTTTGATGTAAAAGCCAATCTTCAGGGTCTTCAGATCGGAAAACTTATTCAGAATAAAGATATAGGAAGTGTTACTGCAACCATCAATGCAAAAGGACAAGGTTTTGATCCGAAAACAATGACTGCAAATCTTTCAGGCGATGTACAATCTGCAACTTACAACGGTTACACGTATCAGAATATGAATCTGAAAGGAAAAATAAACCGTGGCGCTTATGATATTGATTTAAACTCAAAAGATCCGAATGCCAATTTACATCTTGCTGCTTCCGGAGTTTACGATGAGAAAAATCCTACGGTAAAAGTGAATGGAAACATCAATAAATTAGATTTAAACAAACTCGGATTCTACAGTTCGCCAATGATTATTGCAGGTGGAATTGATGCAGATTTTAAAAGTTTAGATCCAGATAATCTGAATGGTTATCTTAATTTACAGAATTTTGCCATTTCAGATACCAAAGAGGTCTACCCTATTCAGGAAGTAAAATTAAATGCAGTTTCCAGAGCAGACTCAACTTTAATTCAATTCAATTCTCAGATTGCAGATGTAGAATTGAATGGTAAATATAAACTGACTCAGATTTTTGGAGCTTTATCGCAAACCATTAATCAATATTATCAGTTTCAAAAACCTGACAAAGTTCAAAAAATTGATGCCGGACAGTTTTTTACCATTAATGCCTCGATTAAAAATGATGATCTCATCAGACAATTTGTACCGGATCTGAAAAGTTTTGAAACCATTAATATTACAGGAAATTACAATGCAGATTCCCAAAAAATAGAATTGGATGCAAAAATTCCGCAGGTTTTATATGGAAGCAATTCTTTGGAAAATACGAATCTGAAAATTACGAACGAAAATCAGGCTTTACAATATGATTTGAGTGTTGCTGCATTGAAGAGTGAAAGTTTTGCCATTAACAAAGTAAATATTAATGGTGATGTTGCCAATAATATCATCAATTACAATATCACAACAAAAGATGATAAAGATCAAACGCAGTTCCTGATCGCAGGAAATGCCAAATCGTTGAATGATGTTACCGAAATATCGTTGAATCCGAATGGTTTAAAATTAAATTATATGGATTGGACGGTTGCTGAAAACAATAAAATTCAGATTTTCAACCAGGGAATTGTTGCGGATAATTTTAAACTTTCCAATTCGGGAGCAGAAATTTCTTTACAGTCTG is drawn from Chryseobacterium muglaense and contains these coding sequences:
- a CDS encoding translocation/assembly module TamB domain-containing protein, which produces MKKKFNKRKILRGIVITIISFVVLIILLILSLRLPAVQNFVKDKLIVYLEKKIKTKVSLDRVYIGFPNSLVMENLYLKGQNIDTLLAVKKFDVGLDMWKLINSKADITSIDLEGVRANVVRNPQGKFNFDYIIDAFATSDKEQEQKPSKPFIISLDKIKLKDIGITFNDQQSRNDIKVYFKSFDTRVKTFDLQNNSYAVNDINFDGLKLKLKQDLVKEVAANVEEKVDSLNQKKAMKLGLNKINLTNFDIDYGDDNTKTFAKVLFKELSTKVNSIDLENNDYNVGNVYLTGANINANLFLPTENANPKNEEKPEVSKNSAKEKAMKLLLGRLHLDDVKVAYNNTAIAPTKSGMDFNHLQFAKLNIDVRNFKMENNGFAGSVKSAEIQEARGLDIQKFNTDFVYAEKEAYLKNLYLQTPKTILRDKVILNYNSIDQLSSNLGAVKISADIRDSKIGFSDILNLVPTLRNTAPFNKYPNATLNVNALVNGTVNDLMIQNLKVSGLDQLRVLASGKIKNAMNPDQLYYDLKIAEVSSSSKTIYNLVPKNTIPSNITLPSSFTIRGTAKGTTQVVDANLRLTSTLGNAAVIAKADMRRKNRETFDVKANLQGLQIGKLIQNKDIGSVTATINAKGQGFDPKTMTANLSGDVQSATYNGYTYQNMNLKGKINRGAYDIDLNSKDPNANLHLAASGVYDEKNPTVKVNGNINKLDLNKLGFYSSPMIIAGGIDADFKSLDPDNLNGYLNLQNFAISDTKEVYPIQEVKLNAVSRADSTLIQFNSQIADVELNGKYKLTQIFGALSQTINQYYQFQKPDKVQKIDAGQFFTINASIKNDDLIRQFVPDLKSFETINITGNYNADSQKIELDAKIPQVLYGSNSLENTNLKITNENQALQYDLSVAALKSESFAINKVNINGDVANNIINYNITTKDDKDQTQFLIAGNAKSLNDVTEISLNPNGLKLNYMDWTVAENNKIQIFNQGIVADNFKLSNSGAEISLQSESSSPTSPLNVSLKDFKIETITEIIKKDSLLAKGTINGTAQLRDLTKNMTFTSDINVSDLIVYGSPVGNLAIKVHNQSANLLNADIALSGNNNDVKILGNYNTSSSTFDLNLNMNQLQMKTLQGFSMNAITNTEGYLSGDLKITGTTTAPKILGDVKMNNVGLMIAQTGSDFRNINDKIDFTNRGIEFDNFKIKDKDGNSLKIDGQILTQTYRDFAFNLDLNAKDFKVVNSEKSNDAMMYGVLAIDAALKVRGNLDLPKVDGRLAVSEKTDFTFVLPQSSPSLQERDGIVEFIDQDQVALNKTIKADSINTQSPIKGLDVSVNIEVDKEAKMSIIIDKANGDFVKLQGEADLTGGIDPSGKTTLVGVYQVEKGSYEMSVSLLKRKFDIQKGSTITWTGEPTTAKLDITAIYKTNAAPIDLVEQQFAGDQSLLNQFKQRIPFNTLLILKGELLKPDISFDITTDEKNNAVSSTVTETVDGKLAQLRQDENEMNKQVFALLLLNRFIGENPFESNSGVSAETLARQSVSKILSQQLNNIASNLIKGVDLNFDLESTEDYSTGQQNTRTDLNIDISKKLLNDRLKVTVGSNFGLEGEARQNENTTNIAGDVTIDYSLSRDGRYMLRAYRKNDYQVALQGQIIETGVGFIITLDYDKFKDIFRKSRSNRNKENRENKRKQDNQVVEFK